A genomic stretch from Corynebacterium faecale includes:
- the odhI gene encoding oxoglutarate dehydrogenase inhibitor Odhl, which yields MSDNTGTPEPQVETTSVFRADLLKEISGAGSAPAATGADNLPAGSALLVVKRGPNAGARFLLDQPTTTAGRHPESDIFLDDVTVSRRHAEFRINEGEFEVVDVGSLNGTYVNREPRNSQVLQTGDEIQIGKFRLVFLAGPAA from the coding sequence ATGAGCGACAACACTGGCACTCCGGAGCCACAGGTCGAGACCACGTCGGTTTTCCGCGCCGATCTGCTGAAGGAGATTTCGGGCGCTGGAAGCGCTCCTGCGGCCACGGGCGCTGATAACCTCCCAGCAGGTTCGGCACTCCTTGTTGTGAAGCGTGGGCCCAACGCCGGCGCCCGCTTCCTACTGGATCAGCCCACCACCACAGCTGGACGACACCCGGAAAGTGATATCTTCCTGGATGACGTCACCGTTTCCCGTCGCCACGCGGAGTTCCGCATCAACGAGGGCGAATTCGAGGTAGTGGATGTGGGATCCCTCAACGGAACCTACGTCAACCGCGAGCCACGCAACTCCCAGGTGCTTCAGACCGGCGATGAGATCCAGATCGGCAAGTTCCGCCTGGTCTTCCTCGCAGGCCCTGCAGCTTAG
- a CDS encoding bifunctional nuclease family protein, with amino-acid sequence MDTNFIELEFHGIHTMDPDGFTCAIFRWIDGNKILPVWLDEDDALKIQAYRAGFSPRRPTSHELLAESFTRNGPWVSSLRIVSHFEGVYMASILTSEGEEFDARPSDVIMLSELLEVPISADEEILQQTAVFLSDEDLEAYFGITVSSTSDDEVVFPESASGDAQADADFQQLMQSLGVTEDDLFVDPDPTDGTNEGNTKAPDSDDDPSENR; translated from the coding sequence TTGGACACTAATTTCATTGAACTGGAATTCCACGGGATCCACACCATGGACCCCGATGGATTCACCTGCGCCATCTTCCGGTGGATTGACGGCAATAAGATCCTGCCGGTCTGGTTGGACGAGGATGATGCGTTGAAGATCCAGGCCTACCGTGCCGGATTCAGCCCCCGCCGTCCCACCTCCCATGAACTGCTCGCGGAATCCTTCACCCGCAATGGTCCATGGGTGAGCAGTCTGAGGATTGTCAGCCACTTCGAGGGTGTGTACATGGCCTCGATCCTCACCTCCGAGGGCGAGGAATTTGATGCCCGCCCCAGTGACGTGATCATGCTCTCTGAGCTGCTGGAAGTTCCCATTTCGGCTGATGAGGAGATCCTCCAGCAGACCGCGGTGTTCCTCAGCGATGAGGATCTGGAAGCCTACTTCGGGATCACCGTTTCCTCCACCTCTGACGATGAGGTGGTGTTCCCTGAGTCTGCTTCCGGCGATGCCCAGGCCGACGCTGATTTCCAGCAACTCATGCAGAGCTTAGGCGTCACCGAAGATGATCTCTTTGTGGATCCCGACCCGACTGATGGCACCAATGAGGGCAACACCAAGGCCCCTGATTCTGATGATGACCCGAGCGAAAACAGGTAG
- a CDS encoding hemolysin family protein, translated as MDILISILSLIGFVLLTASTGLFVAIEFALTGLERSTVENHVKQKGDASAHAVKRDYQNLSFVLSGAQLGITITTLATGYLAEPVLSQYFTPALELVGLPESAASAVALVLALIVATFLSMVFGELIPKNWAITNPLGVARFVVHPVHWFNVALKFFIKSMNNSANFIVRKLGIEPAEELASARSAQELTALVRNSAESGELDQTTAAVINRSLKFGESTADKFMTPRSTIEALRADDTVDDLINLALETGHSRFPVTEGDLDETIGMVHIKDAFAIPGNQRSTTILRNLARRIPVVPASLDGDAVLNAVRSAGSQVVLIADEYGGTAGLVTIEDVVEEILGEVYDEHDDSEAERDFQQFGASWEVSGLVRTDQLQQHVGYISPDGPFETLGGLIMFSMGRIPKVGDVTLLPLTETPGMDEFESSFTGRWIARVTVMEDRRIDKAVLTPITHEEAEEYTK; from the coding sequence ATGGACATACTCATAAGCATCCTCTCACTGATCGGCTTCGTGCTTCTCACCGCCAGCACCGGTCTTTTCGTCGCCATTGAGTTCGCGCTCACCGGCCTGGAAAGATCCACCGTTGAAAACCACGTCAAGCAGAAGGGCGACGCGAGCGCCCACGCAGTGAAGAGGGACTACCAGAATCTGTCGTTCGTGCTCTCCGGCGCTCAGCTCGGTATCACGATCACAACACTCGCCACGGGTTATCTGGCAGAACCCGTGTTATCCCAATACTTCACTCCCGCACTTGAGCTGGTCGGTCTCCCCGAGTCAGCTGCCTCCGCTGTGGCACTGGTCCTGGCTCTGATTGTGGCCACCTTCCTGTCCATGGTCTTCGGCGAGCTGATCCCCAAGAACTGGGCGATCACCAATCCCCTGGGTGTGGCCCGCTTCGTGGTCCACCCGGTCCACTGGTTCAATGTGGCCCTGAAATTCTTCATCAAATCCATGAACAACTCGGCCAACTTCATCGTCCGCAAACTCGGTATTGAGCCCGCCGAGGAGCTGGCCTCCGCCCGTTCCGCGCAGGAGCTCACCGCTTTGGTGCGTAACTCCGCAGAAAGCGGTGAATTGGATCAGACCACCGCCGCGGTGATCAACCGTTCCCTGAAGTTCGGTGAATCCACCGCGGATAAGTTCATGACCCCGCGTTCCACCATCGAAGCCCTCCGGGCGGATGACACCGTGGATGATCTGATCAACCTGGCGCTGGAAACCGGGCATTCCCGGTTCCCTGTCACCGAGGGTGATCTGGATGAAACCATCGGCATGGTCCACATCAAGGACGCCTTCGCCATCCCCGGCAACCAGCGTTCCACCACCATCCTGCGTAACCTGGCCCGCCGCATCCCAGTGGTACCGGCGAGCCTCGATGGTGATGCCGTGCTCAATGCCGTGCGCTCCGCAGGCTCCCAGGTGGTGCTCATCGCAGATGAGTACGGCGGCACCGCCGGCCTGGTTACCATCGAAGACGTGGTGGAGGAGATCCTCGGAGAGGTCTATGACGAACACGATGACTCCGAGGCCGAACGTGATTTCCAGCAGTTCGGTGCGAGCTGGGAAGTATCCGGATTAGTCCGCACAGACCAGCTCCAGCAGCACGTGGGTTATATTTCCCCCGATGGCCCCTTTGAAACTCTCGGTGGCCTGATCATGTTCTCCATGGGCAGGATCCCCAAGGTCGGAGATGTCACCCTCCTGCCCCTGACGGAGACACCTGGCATGGATGAGTTTGAATCCAGCTTCACCGGCAGGTGGATCGCACGCGTCACCGTCATGGAGGACCGCCGCATTGACAAGGCTGTTCTCACCCCCATCACCCACGAAGAAGCAGAGGAGTACACCAAGTGA
- a CDS encoding VWA domain-containing protein produces MARHSSGQNNYRLSTPLIIALGVIVAILAVIAWWVFSNSSDDSDDQAVGTTESITTAASTDGECIEGELTLPIGGDPMAVQAAVDDYNATDPVTRDYCVTAEAVADGEPAATYLFVGTRDDAAAALAQTDAVAASAPDAWQQAGAIAAGIASADGASPDLDAVSFPVASAPSLSATVARALADDDEAAAAALAEDLETTTAEASGAQAFAALESTELPDGYTFDAADGAELPVWAIAVNAGGGITEDQARAGADFITATSSDAGETSGDVTGLLERARAISEENNAVVAEQSQPSDTLIVLDTSNNMDRVVDGTQESYHTMTSRILADLARDTGGQGNQVALNNYSSPLNPGVTRGWRPNVSFPDGSNGNNAANAIARFGTGGVPLTRAAAVAAASIASEHADNTGREVRVVLVTSGSASNYTDEAFLSDIRAAGGDRVSFRLIHVGSEPVDQVLTDYVTSTGGTAVTATTPQQVDASLRSAFGF; encoded by the coding sequence GTGGCACGACATTCCAGCGGACAGAATAACTACAGGCTGTCCACACCACTGATCATTGCACTTGGCGTCATCGTGGCGATCCTCGCCGTGATCGCCTGGTGGGTATTTTCCAACTCCTCGGATGACTCCGATGACCAGGCCGTTGGCACCACTGAATCCATCACAACGGCGGCCTCCACAGATGGAGAGTGCATCGAGGGTGAGCTCACCCTCCCCATCGGCGGTGATCCGATGGCCGTGCAGGCTGCGGTGGACGATTATAACGCCACCGACCCCGTCACCCGCGACTACTGTGTCACCGCAGAAGCCGTAGCCGACGGCGAACCGGCAGCCACCTATCTTTTCGTCGGCACCCGCGATGATGCCGCCGCGGCGCTGGCCCAGACGGATGCCGTGGCCGCCTCCGCCCCGGATGCCTGGCAGCAGGCCGGGGCCATCGCAGCGGGTATAGCATCCGCAGACGGTGCCTCCCCTGACCTTGATGCCGTGAGCTTCCCTGTGGCCTCAGCACCTTCCCTGTCTGCAACCGTGGCCCGTGCGCTGGCCGACGATGACGAAGCCGCTGCCGCAGCCTTGGCGGAGGATCTGGAAACCACCACCGCTGAAGCCTCTGGTGCCCAGGCTTTCGCTGCCCTGGAATCAACTGAGCTGCCCGATGGCTACACCTTTGACGCGGCCGATGGAGCGGAGCTGCCCGTGTGGGCGATCGCCGTTAACGCCGGTGGCGGCATCACCGAAGACCAGGCCCGCGCGGGCGCAGACTTCATCACCGCAACATCATCTGATGCCGGGGAGACATCCGGGGATGTCACCGGGCTGCTGGAGCGGGCTCGCGCCATTTCTGAGGAGAACAACGCGGTGGTGGCTGAACAGAGCCAGCCTTCCGATACCCTCATCGTCTTGGACACCTCCAACAACATGGACCGCGTGGTGGATGGCACCCAGGAGAGTTACCACACCATGACCAGCCGCATCCTCGCCGATCTGGCTCGTGACACCGGTGGTCAGGGCAACCAGGTGGCGCTGAACAACTACTCCTCCCCGCTGAACCCCGGAGTCACCCGAGGTTGGCGTCCCAACGTCTCCTTCCCTGATGGCTCCAACGGGAACAATGCGGCCAACGCCATCGCACGGTTTGGCACCGGTGGAGTTCCACTGACCCGTGCCGCTGCCGTGGCCGCGGCTTCAATCGCCTCGGAGCATGCAGACAACACCGGCCGGGAGGTTCGCGTGGTGCTGGTGACCAGTGGTTCTGCAAGCAACTACACCGACGAGGCCTTCCTCTCCGATATTCGCGCAGCCGGCGGTGACCGGGTGTCCTTCCGCCTCATCCACGTCGGTTCTGAGCCGGTGGATCAGGTGCTGACTGACTATGTCACCTCCACCGGTGGCACAGCGGTCACTGCAACCACCCCGCAGCAGGTAGATGCCAGCCTGCGCAGTGCCTTCGGGTTCTAA
- a CDS encoding MerR family transcriptional regulator gives MNQNNNNQGDLLAPIQVPVQESLFDVGPDEEVGYRVPTACQVAGITYRQLDYWARTKLVVPSIRGARGSGSQRLYSFKDILVLKIVKRLLDTGISLQNIRLAVDRLRDRGVDDLAGITLVSDGTTVYECRSNEEVIDLLGGGQGVFGIAVPGIMKELTGDISAFPSERIDDTYEVEAINFQDELAARRKRKTS, from the coding sequence GTGAATCAGAATAATAATAACCAGGGTGACCTTTTAGCACCCATCCAGGTGCCCGTGCAGGAGTCACTCTTTGACGTGGGCCCCGATGAGGAAGTCGGCTACCGCGTTCCCACCGCCTGCCAGGTAGCGGGGATCACCTACCGCCAGCTCGATTATTGGGCACGAACCAAGCTGGTAGTCCCGTCGATCCGGGGGGCGCGTGGTTCAGGCTCCCAGCGCCTGTACTCCTTCAAGGACATCCTGGTGCTCAAGATTGTCAAGCGTCTGCTGGACACCGGCATTTCTCTGCAGAATATCCGCCTGGCAGTGGATAGACTTCGTGACCGTGGCGTGGATGACCTCGCCGGCATCACCCTGGTCTCTGACGGCACCACCGTTTATGAGTGCCGCTCCAACGAAGAGGTCATAGATCTCCTCGGTGGTGGACAGGGAGTGTTTGGAATCGCTGTGCCTGGCATCATGAAGGAACTGACCGGGGACATCTCCGCCTTCCCATCAGAGCGTATCGATGACACCTATGAGGTGGAGGCGATTAATTTTCAAGACGAGTTGGCTGCCCGACGCAAGCGTAAGACCTCTTAA
- a CDS encoding hemolysin family protein, whose product MNIWVTALFIIVLLAFNAFFVAAEFALISSRRDRLEAHIAQGKKSAERALYATEHLSIMLAGAQFGITLCSLLLGKIAEPAIAHFLEVPFKAVGVPENLLHPISFVIALGVITWLHILFGEMVPKNIAIAGPETLAMWLSPALILWVRFTGPLIRFMNWVARITLRAFGVEQKDELDSTVDQEQLASMISESRMEGLLDAEEHARLSKALRTEHRSIKELVIRDEAVRSLDFGRLGPTLADLEVAVRETGYSRFPVTGRDGSYLGYIHIKDVLPRLADSNLNPSEHIPRSELRPLTNVDADGLMDDVLHTMHRRSAHMAQVRQRGELLGVITLEDLIEEYVGTVNDWTHEDATE is encoded by the coding sequence GTGAATATCTGGGTAACCGCCCTTTTCATCATTGTTCTCCTGGCGTTCAACGCCTTCTTCGTGGCGGCTGAGTTCGCCCTGATCTCCTCGCGCCGTGACCGGCTCGAAGCCCATATCGCCCAGGGGAAGAAATCCGCAGAACGTGCCCTCTACGCCACCGAGCATCTGTCCATCATGCTGGCGGGTGCGCAGTTCGGTATCACTTTGTGTTCGCTGTTGCTGGGCAAGATCGCCGAGCCTGCGATTGCACACTTCCTCGAGGTGCCGTTCAAGGCGGTGGGTGTGCCGGAGAATCTCCTGCACCCGATCTCGTTTGTCATCGCCCTGGGGGTAATCACCTGGCTGCACATCCTCTTTGGCGAGATGGTGCCCAAGAACATCGCCATCGCAGGTCCGGAGACCCTGGCCATGTGGCTCTCCCCCGCGCTCATTCTCTGGGTCCGGTTCACCGGCCCGTTGATCCGTTTCATGAACTGGGTTGCCCGCATCACCCTGCGTGCCTTCGGCGTGGAGCAAAAAGATGAGCTGGATTCCACCGTGGACCAGGAGCAGCTGGCCAGCATGATCTCCGAATCCCGCATGGAGGGTCTCCTGGATGCGGAGGAGCATGCCCGTTTGTCCAAGGCGCTGCGCACCGAGCACCGTTCCATCAAGGAATTGGTCATCCGAGATGAGGCTGTCCGCTCGCTTGATTTCGGTCGTCTGGGCCCCACCCTGGCTGACCTGGAGGTGGCTGTCCGTGAAACAGGTTATTCACGTTTCCCGGTCACCGGGCGTGATGGGTCCTACCTGGGTTATATCCATATCAAGGATGTCCTCCCCCGCCTGGCTGATTCAAACCTGAACCCCTCGGAGCACATTCCGCGCTCTGAGCTGCGTCCCCTGACCAACGTGGACGCCGATGGGCTCATGGATGATGTCCTGCACACCATGCACCGTCGCTCCGCACACATGGCGCAGGTGCGTCAGCGCGGTGAGCTCCTGGGTGTGATCACCCTGGAGGATCTTATCGAGGAGTACGTGGGCACGGTCAACGACTGGACTCACGAGGATGCCACCGAGTAG
- a CDS encoding 3-methyladenine DNA glycosylase: MQQARAHEARAVAFTEAHLRRRQAHVKHPVYDFLFEYYPVRAAHLKTWHPGLGVGLPADAPHASWRDYTLVDDSVVTVDLSAFMSRRGAAVRYIHDLLASVVDNPVQFDCFGLHEWAMVYKSTPEQIRHDLPLRLGHAATDAVVESHQLKCTHFDAFRFFTEPAVPLNLTVLTREDQPRNDQCGCLHATMDLYKWSAKLGPLIPGEVLLDAFELARDTRVLDMEASPYDCRGHGFGVVAIETPEGKAEYVARQRDLSARAKPIRDRLVSITKQALTATLSQ; the protein is encoded by the coding sequence ATGCAGCAGGCCCGCGCCCATGAGGCGCGGGCTGTTGCGTTCACCGAGGCCCACCTCAGGCGTCGACAAGCGCACGTCAAACACCCGGTGTATGATTTCCTGTTCGAGTACTACCCGGTCCGCGCCGCCCACCTGAAAACCTGGCACCCGGGGCTCGGCGTCGGCCTGCCCGCCGACGCGCCCCACGCCAGCTGGCGTGACTACACGCTTGTCGACGACTCCGTGGTCACCGTTGATCTTTCAGCCTTCATGTCGCGCCGTGGTGCGGCCGTGCGCTATATCCACGATCTCCTGGCCTCGGTGGTGGACAACCCCGTGCAGTTTGATTGTTTCGGGCTCCATGAATGGGCCATGGTGTACAAATCCACCCCGGAGCAGATCCGCCATGATCTCCCCCTCCGGCTGGGTCATGCGGCCACCGATGCCGTGGTGGAATCCCACCAGCTGAAATGCACCCATTTTGATGCCTTCCGCTTCTTCACCGAACCGGCGGTGCCCTTGAATCTCACGGTGCTCACCCGGGAGGATCAACCCCGCAATGACCAGTGCGGATGCCTGCATGCCACCATGGATCTGTATAAATGGTCAGCCAAACTCGGACCGCTGATCCCCGGTGAGGTACTGCTTGATGCCTTCGAGTTGGCCCGTGACACCCGTGTGCTGGACATGGAGGCCTCCCCCTATGACTGCCGTGGGCATGGTTTCGGGGTGGTGGCCATCGAGACACCCGAGGGTAAGGCCGAGTATGTGGCACGCCAGCGGGATCTGTCCGCCAGGGCAAAACCCATCCGTGACCGGCTTGTCTCCATCACGAAGCAGGCGCTAACGGCTACACTTTCCCAATAG
- the ftsR gene encoding transcriptional regulator FtsR, producing MSALRRTAADVNSGSTASETPRPAKKNKTMSIGVVLERLNAEFPDVTVSKIRFLESEGLITPERTASGYRRFTESDVERLRYILVTQRDNYLPLKVIREQLEAMDNGSVTAILGAGGAGGAEPLVSPEKFRAPALTRLTDSDVADKAGVSVEILSELVSAKLIKPDAAGFFTHDDVLIANTAGALRDMGFDLRQLRSLGNAATRQADLITQVADPVARGKSDVARQRAEELAQQMCSLVVSMHASLVKNATREQLGY from the coding sequence GTGAGCGCACTTCGTAGAACAGCAGCCGACGTGAACAGCGGTTCCACCGCATCAGAGACACCCAGGCCAGCAAAGAAGAACAAGACCATGTCCATCGGTGTGGTCCTTGAGCGTTTGAACGCGGAATTCCCTGATGTCACAGTCTCCAAGATCCGTTTCCTGGAATCGGAGGGTCTGATCACACCGGAACGCACCGCGTCCGGTTACCGCCGGTTCACCGAATCCGACGTGGAGCGACTGCGCTATATCCTGGTCACCCAGCGTGACAACTACCTTCCGTTGAAAGTCATCCGTGAGCAGCTGGAAGCCATGGACAATGGATCGGTCACCGCGATTCTCGGAGCCGGTGGGGCAGGCGGTGCTGAGCCACTGGTCAGTCCCGAGAAGTTCCGCGCACCCGCGCTGACCCGCCTCACTGACTCCGATGTGGCCGACAAGGCCGGGGTTTCCGTGGAGATCCTCTCGGAGCTGGTCTCCGCGAAGCTGATCAAGCCCGATGCCGCCGGGTTCTTCACCCACGATGATGTGCTGATTGCCAATACCGCAGGAGCGTTGCGGGACATGGGTTTTGATCTCCGCCAGTTGAGGTCACTGGGCAACGCAGCAACCCGTCAGGCCGATCTGATCACCCAGGTCGCGGATCCGGTGGCTCGGGGCAAAAGCGATGTGGCCCGGCAGCGTGCCGAGGAACTCGCACAACAGATGTGTTCACTGGTCGTGTCCATGCACGCATCACTTGTTAAAAATGCGACACGGGAACAGTTGGGTTACTGA